GAATGGCAATCAATAAATCGATTTGCATGATTGCAGTAAATGACCCACCATGGAGTGGCCGAGGCCCATAAGGATGTGGAAGGAGTAGCCTGTTCGTTGATAGGAAGCTGGTTGCGGCGGGAGGCTGACCACTGAGGCGTTGAGGGGTTTCAAACGCTATGATGCAGGCGGCGCGGCGTCTCCAGCCGGCTGCACGAGGCTCCGGACCTCGAAGGCGCAGAGGTTCCGCTCCTTGCGGCTGAACTCGACGCCGATCAGATGGATAGGCCGGCCCAGGTCCAGGTATTTGTCGGCGTAGCGGCGGGCCAGGATCTGCTCCAGGGCCCGGCCCTCGGGCTCCAGCTCCACCACCTTGAACTCGAAGACGAACACCCGCCCCTCGAAGAGCACCGTCATGTCCACCCGGCCGCG
The window above is part of the Desulfatiglans anilini DSM 4660 genome. Proteins encoded here:
- a CDS encoding PD-(D/E)XK nuclease domain-containing protein, translated to FRALFAAIPADWHRRNTIGEYEGYYASVFYSHFAALGLDIRVEDATSRGRVDMTVLFEGRVFVFEFKVVELEPEGRALEQILARRYADKYLDLGRPIHLIGVEFSRKERNLCAFEVRSLVQPAGDAAPPAS